A DNA window from Streptococcus sp. LPB0220 contains the following coding sequences:
- the leuS gene encoding leucine--tRNA ligase: MSFYNHKEIEPKWQKYWADHHTFKTGTDASKPKFYALDMFPYPSGAGLHVGHPEGYTATDILSRFKRAQGYNVLHPMGWDAFGLPAEQYAMDTGNDPAEFTAENIANFKRQINALGFSYDWDREVNTTDPNYYKWTQWIFTKLYEKGLAYEAEVPVNWVEELGTAIANEEVLPDGTSERGGYPVVRKPMRQWMLKITAYAERLLADLDDLDWPESIKDMQRNWIGKSTGANVTFKVKGTDKEFTVFTTRPDTLFGATFTVLAPEHELVDAITTSEQAEAVADYKHQASLKSDLARTDLAKEKTGVWTGAYAINPVNGKEIPIWIADYVLASYGTGAVMAVPAHDERDWEFAKQFGLPIVEVLEGGNVEEAAYTEDGLHVNSDFLNGLNKEEAIAKIVAWLEEKGFGQEKVTYRLRDWLFSRQRYWGEPIPIIHWEDGTSTAVPESELPLVLPVTKDIRPSGTGESPLANLTDWLEVTREDGVKGRRETNTMPQWAGSSWYYLRYIDPHNTEKLADEDLLKQWLPVDIYVGGAEHAVLHLLYARFWHKFLYDLGVVPTKEPFQKLFNQGMILGTSYRDHRGALVATDKVEKRDGCFCHVETGEELEQAPAKMSKSLKNVVNPDDVVEQYGADTLRVYEMFMGPLDASIAWSEEGLEGSRKFLDRVYRLITSKEIVAENNGTLDKVYNETVKAVTEQIESMKFNTAIAQLMVFVNAANKEDKLYVDYAKGFIQLIAPFAPHLAEELWQTVAATGESISYVAWPTWDESKLVEDEIEIVVQIKGKVRAKLMVAKDLSREELQEVALADEKVKAEIDGKDIVKVISVPNKLVNIVVK, encoded by the coding sequence ATGAGTTTTTACAATCATAAAGAAATCGAGCCTAAGTGGCAAAAATACTGGGCTGACCATCACACCTTTAAGACAGGAACAGATGCTTCAAAACCTAAGTTTTATGCATTGGACATGTTCCCCTACCCATCTGGAGCGGGTCTTCACGTAGGACACCCAGAAGGCTACACAGCGACTGATATCCTTAGCCGTTTCAAACGTGCCCAAGGCTACAATGTCCTTCACCCAATGGGCTGGGATGCCTTTGGTTTGCCTGCAGAGCAATACGCTATGGATACAGGGAATGACCCAGCGGAATTCACAGCAGAAAACATTGCCAACTTTAAACGTCAAATCAATGCGCTTGGCTTCTCTTACGACTGGGACCGTGAAGTCAATACGACAGATCCGAACTACTACAAGTGGACGCAATGGATTTTCACCAAGCTTTACGAAAAAGGCTTAGCTTATGAAGCGGAAGTGCCAGTAAACTGGGTTGAAGAATTGGGTACAGCTATCGCCAACGAAGAAGTTCTTCCAGATGGAACATCTGAGCGTGGGGGCTATCCAGTTGTCCGCAAACCAATGCGCCAATGGATGCTCAAAATCACTGCCTATGCGGAACGTTTGTTGGCTGACTTGGATGACCTGGACTGGCCAGAGTCTATCAAGGACATGCAACGCAACTGGATTGGGAAATCAACTGGTGCCAATGTCACTTTCAAAGTAAAAGGAACAGACAAGGAATTCACAGTCTTTACGACACGGCCAGATACTCTTTTCGGTGCGACCTTCACTGTTTTGGCGCCTGAACATGAACTAGTAGATGCCATCACGACATCTGAACAAGCTGAGGCTGTAGCGGACTACAAACACCAAGCTAGCCTTAAATCAGACTTGGCTCGTACAGACCTTGCCAAGGAAAAAACAGGGGTTTGGACTGGTGCTTATGCCATCAACCCTGTCAATGGCAAAGAAATTCCAATCTGGATTGCCGACTATGTTCTTGCTAGCTACGGTACAGGTGCTGTTATGGCCGTACCTGCCCACGATGAGCGTGACTGGGAATTTGCTAAACAGTTTGGACTTCCAATCGTAGAAGTACTTGAAGGTGGGAATGTTGAAGAGGCTGCTTACACAGAAGATGGCCTTCACGTCAACTCTGACTTCTTGAACGGTCTCAACAAAGAAGAAGCGATTGCTAAAATCGTGGCTTGGCTAGAAGAAAAAGGCTTTGGTCAAGAAAAGGTGACCTACCGTCTCCGCGACTGGCTCTTTAGCCGTCAACGTTACTGGGGTGAACCAATCCCAATCATTCATTGGGAAGATGGAACTTCAACAGCTGTTCCAGAAAGTGAATTGCCACTTGTCTTGCCAGTGACTAAGGACATCCGCCCTTCAGGTACTGGTGAAAGCCCATTGGCCAACTTGACAGACTGGCTGGAAGTGACCCGCGAAGATGGTGTCAAAGGTCGTCGTGAGACGAATACGATGCCACAATGGGCTGGTTCAAGCTGGTACTACCTCCGCTATATCGATCCACACAACACTGAGAAATTGGCTGACGAGGACCTTCTCAAACAATGGTTGCCAGTCGATATCTACGTGGGTGGTGCAGAACACGCCGTGCTTCACTTGCTTTACGCTCGTTTCTGGCACAAATTCCTCTATGATCTTGGTGTTGTACCTACTAAAGAGCCCTTCCAAAAACTCTTTAACCAAGGAATGATCTTGGGAACTAGCTACCGTGACCACCGTGGAGCTCTTGTGGCGACTGACAAGGTTGAAAAACGTGACGGTTGCTTCTGCCATGTGGAAACAGGAGAAGAGTTGGAGCAGGCGCCAGCCAAGATGTCTAAATCCCTCAAGAACGTGGTCAACCCAGATGATGTGGTGGAACAATACGGTGCGGATACCCTTCGTGTCTATGAAATGTTCATGGGACCACTCGATGCTTCTATCGCTTGGTCTGAAGAAGGATTGGAAGGAAGCCGTAAATTCCTTGACCGTGTGTATCGTTTGATTACAAGTAAAGAAATCGTTGCGGAAAACAATGGCACTCTTGATAAGGTTTATAACGAAACCGTTAAAGCTGTTACTGAGCAAATCGAGTCTATGAAATTCAACACAGCCATTGCCCAGCTCATGGTCTTTGTCAACGCTGCTAACAAGGAAGATAAACTCTATGTGGATTACGCCAAAGGCTTTATCCAATTGATTGCCCCATTTGCCCCTCACTTGGCAGAAGAACTCTGGCAAACAGTCGCAGCAACCGGTGAGTCTATCTCTTACGTAGCTTGGCCAACATGGGACGAAAGCAAATTGGTTGAAGACGAAATCGAAATCGTCGTTCAAATCAAAGGAAAAGTCCGTGCCAAACTCATGGTCGCTAAAGATCTTTCACGCGAAGAATTGCAAGAAGTCGCTCTAGCTGACGAAAAAGTCAAAGCAGAGATCGATGGCAAGGACATCGTGAAAGTGATTAGTGTCCCTAATAAACTTGTTAATATCGTTGTTAAATAA
- a CDS encoding MarR family winged helix-turn-helix transcriptional regulator: MNKKELYKFNNRFNSFALAFEQLKKAQHRNSIDKSITINEVHLIDLIGRNQPVNLVKLSELLEVSRSAITQSVRRLTKKDLVTFEFAPDNEKNKYLSLSKKGVEVFNIHKEQQEHIEKAIFSVLRNYSEEDLQMVMKLMNDIEQVWRELPW, from the coding sequence ATGAATAAGAAAGAACTGTATAAGTTTAATAATCGTTTTAACAGCTTTGCTTTAGCTTTTGAACAGTTGAAAAAAGCTCAGCATAGGAACAGTATTGATAAATCAATCACTATTAATGAAGTCCATTTGATCGACCTGATAGGTCGCAATCAGCCTGTGAATCTAGTGAAATTATCTGAGTTACTTGAAGTATCTAGGAGTGCCATTACTCAGAGTGTTAGACGTTTAACCAAGAAAGACCTCGTTACTTTTGAATTTGCACCGGATAATGAAAAAAATAAATATCTGAGCTTATCTAAAAAAGGTGTTGAAGTTTTTAACATTCATAAAGAGCAGCAGGAACATATTGAAAAAGCCATTTTTTCAGTTTTAAGAAACTATAGTGAGGAAGACCTTCAAATGGTTATGAAACTGATGAATGATATTGAACAGGTATGGCGAGAATTACCGTGGTAA
- a CDS encoding acyl-CoA thioesterase/BAAT N-terminal domain-containing protein, which translates to MNIQIELITASELADESFNIVINDLKPRETYRVEMFLSDYYCINAPMRLAHDVLWKSTATFVSDTNGIINMSQTPSCYGSYESISTMGLFFNAKPLTNKRKKLPNSLSKIPLLDHFFVEIKVMQGNTVIAERTFTRHYMSSQISHQDIYGKHFQGRLFYDKKAIKTPALIIVSGSEGRIEKAQNIAQLLSSRGYICLAIAYFGLEGLPKHLECIPLECLVEAKSYLRQHPQVDSERIGIYGRSKGAELVLAEESLFNDVQCLVLNSPSNVVYEGIKGKWNSHTSSWTHLKKELPYQKFRLGDYLFSKFFRKTFPKDCSARIDIGQMHSPILLLGSTVDEIWDASSAIDDIVSHYKGHYITFKKYHETGHMLTVSYQPNHRYRKDWCLLMEESKDSWLATIHFFDRHLKK; encoded by the coding sequence ATGAATATACAAATTGAACTTATCACGGCGTCTGAGTTAGCAGATGAATCTTTTAATATTGTCATCAATGACTTAAAACCAAGAGAAACATATCGAGTCGAAATGTTTCTATCTGATTATTATTGTATCAATGCTCCCATGCGTTTAGCTCATGATGTTTTATGGAAATCAACAGCGACTTTTGTATCAGATACGAATGGTATTATTAATATGTCACAAACTCCATCTTGTTATGGATCTTATGAAAGCATTTCAACAATGGGACTATTTTTTAATGCCAAGCCCTTGACCAATAAGAGAAAGAAACTTCCAAACTCTCTTTCTAAAATTCCCTTATTAGATCATTTTTTTGTGGAAATCAAAGTTATGCAAGGAAATACTGTCATTGCAGAGAGAACTTTCACAAGACATTATATGAGTTCGCAAATTAGTCATCAAGATATTTACGGGAAACATTTTCAAGGGAGACTCTTTTATGATAAAAAGGCAATAAAAACACCAGCATTGATTATTGTGAGCGGTAGTGAAGGAAGGATTGAAAAGGCACAGAATATAGCTCAACTTCTATCTTCTAGAGGTTATATTTGCCTAGCAATTGCCTACTTTGGTTTAGAGGGATTACCAAAACATTTGGAATGTATTCCTTTGGAGTGTCTTGTGGAGGCAAAGAGTTATCTACGTCAGCACCCTCAAGTAGATAGTGAAAGAATTGGAATCTATGGACGGTCTAAGGGAGCAGAATTGGTTTTAGCTGAGGAGAGCCTTTTTAATGACGTTCAATGTTTGGTGCTAAATTCACCCTCTAATGTGGTGTATGAAGGGATAAAAGGGAAATGGAACTCTCATACTTCTTCTTGGACACATTTGAAAAAAGAACTTCCCTATCAAAAGTTTCGGCTTGGAGATTATCTATTCAGTAAATTTTTTAGAAAAACCTTCCCTAAAGATTGCTCTGCTAGGATAGATATTGGTCAAATGCATTCACCAATCTTATTGCTCGGAAGTACTGTTGATGAAATATGGGATGCCTCGTCAGCGATTGATGATATTGTCTCACATTATAAAGGCCACTACATTACATTTAAAAAATATCATGAAACAGGTCACATGTTGACGGTGTCTTATCAACCAAATCATCGTTATCGAAAAGATTGGTGTTTACTGATGGAAGAGAGTAAGGATTCTTGGTTGGCTACGATTCATTTTTTTGATAGGCATTTGAAGAAGTAA
- a CDS encoding YjdF family protein translates to METISIGLTVYFEDGFWYGLFEQVYRDTYQVCRVTFGQEPKDDEILEILQTQFTQLSFSPEAIVKQHVKIKNPKRLQRMVKKQVNQKVSSKSKELLQLQYEERKKISKHQSSVQKQLLEQEKFERKQQKRREKHKGH, encoded by the coding sequence GTGGAAACAATTTCAATTGGATTGACAGTTTATTTTGAAGATGGATTTTGGTATGGTTTGTTCGAACAAGTGTATCGAGACACTTATCAAGTTTGTCGTGTGACATTCGGTCAGGAGCCAAAAGATGATGAAATTCTAGAGATCTTACAGACTCAGTTTACTCAATTATCTTTTAGTCCAGAAGCTATAGTTAAGCAACATGTAAAAATCAAGAATCCTAAACGATTACAGCGAATGGTGAAGAAACAAGTAAATCAGAAAGTTTCTTCCAAGTCGAAAGAACTATTGCAGTTGCAGTATGAGGAAAGAAAAAAGATTTCAAAACATCAATCTAGTGTCCAAAAGCAATTGCTCGAACAAGAGAAATTTGAACGCAAACAGCAAAAACGAAGAGAGAAGCATAAAGGACATTAA
- a CDS encoding energy-coupling factor ABC transporter ATP-binding protein, whose amino-acid sequence MITIQDGNYHYTEETGIHDIQLQIQKGETIGLMGPNGAGKSTFFKILVGLFPLSSGQYHFKDWTIDKDFLKDPHRAGQLFQQVGLIFQNSDTQLFNTSVYDELAFGPRQLGLPETEVEQRVKDTLALLEIEHLRDRIPYHLSGGEKKLVAIASVLTMNPILLLFDEPFNGLSPKYQKLIVTLLQELKTAGKTIVISSHHFKQIAPIVERVLLFSEEHTITGSYDRADWENDPAIQQSFTTC is encoded by the coding sequence ATGATTACCATTCAAGATGGAAATTACCACTATACCGAAGAAACTGGAATCCACGATATTCAACTCCAGATTCAAAAAGGGGAGACCATTGGCTTGATGGGCCCAAACGGAGCTGGAAAATCGACCTTCTTTAAAATTCTGGTTGGGCTCTTTCCCCTCTCGTCTGGTCAGTACCACTTTAAGGATTGGACCATTGACAAAGACTTCTTGAAAGATCCCCATCGTGCGGGTCAACTCTTCCAACAGGTTGGACTCATTTTTCAAAACAGCGATACGCAATTGTTCAACACAAGCGTCTATGATGAACTGGCTTTTGGCCCACGTCAATTAGGCTTACCCGAGACCGAAGTCGAACAACGCGTCAAGGATACGCTTGCTCTTTTAGAGATAGAACACCTGAGAGATCGTATTCCCTACCATCTTTCTGGTGGCGAAAAGAAGCTAGTCGCTATCGCTAGCGTCCTCACCATGAATCCTATTCTCTTGCTATTTGACGAGCCATTTAACGGCCTCTCACCAAAATACCAGAAGCTGATTGTCACCTTGCTCCAAGAACTCAAAACGGCCGGAAAAACGATTGTGATTTCCTCCCACCATTTCAAGCAAATCGCACCGATTGTAGAACGGGTCCTACTCTTTTCTGAAGAACACACCATCACAGGCAGCTACGATCGAGCTGATTGGGAAAATGACCCAGCTATCCAACAATCCTTCACCACATGTTAA
- a CDS encoding energy-coupling factor transporter transmembrane component T yields MRKLPDWLHQEQATLEASKSHHYLQMNLQTLRHFLGKMKQTTPAFKAKTSSWMRLVSFLILAILITTAHHPIQLWLIGILLLMHIAMLPGEVLLHLFKVLFKVLLISTIVILPSILFQGFQNGALFLLRAGMIVLNISLFLATTTSVQLVEALRQLRVPKTFVQTIDITLKYGYILGKHLQQQIECVQLRTVGQKVNLNLFGSLLGLLYLSTKHHTKEVYEAMILRGYGMDTKRKEAFHWKKEDVFFLLELVVLVTLTTLLG; encoded by the coding sequence ATGCGTAAACTTCCTGACTGGCTTCATCAAGAGCAAGCGACTCTTGAAGCATCTAAAAGCCATCACTATTTACAAATGAATCTTCAAACATTGCGCCACTTTCTTGGCAAAATGAAGCAAACGACGCCCGCATTCAAGGCCAAAACTTCGTCTTGGATGCGACTCGTTTCCTTTTTAATTCTAGCGATCCTCATCACGACCGCCCACCATCCCATCCAACTGTGGTTGATCGGTATCCTTTTGTTAATGCACATTGCCATGCTTCCTGGTGAAGTCCTGCTACACCTTTTTAAGGTCCTGTTCAAGGTACTGCTGATTTCCACAATAGTGATTTTGCCCAGCATTTTATTTCAAGGATTTCAAAATGGTGCCCTCTTTTTGCTACGTGCAGGGATGATTGTCCTCAATATTTCCCTCTTTCTAGCTACAACGACAAGCGTGCAATTGGTCGAGGCCCTTCGGCAATTACGTGTCCCAAAAACCTTCGTGCAAACCATTGATATTACCCTCAAGTATGGCTATATTTTAGGGAAACACTTGCAACAACAGATCGAATGCGTCCAGCTGAGAACGGTTGGACAAAAAGTGAATCTCAATCTCTTTGGCTCCCTACTTGGGCTCTTGTACCTATCCACCAAACACCATACCAAAGAAGTTTACGAAGCGATGATTCTTCGAGGCTACGGTATGGATACAAAGCGCAAAGAAGCCTTCCACTGGAAAAAAGAAGATGTCTTTTTCCTATTGGAATTGGTGGTCCTTGTGACCTTAACGACCTTACTCGGCTAG
- the cbiM gene encoding cobalt transporter CbiM: MHIPDNYLSPASCAVLALAAAPVIVLSVKKVKVQLKDNKELAPMLGIAASLSFLLMMFNVPVPGGTTAHAVGGTLLAILIGPYAASLALTVALLLQAFLFGDGGILALGANIFNMAIVMPFVGYAIYSLFRKHHHETLGVIIGSFLSINAAAFLAGVELGLQPLIASEAGQPLYNPYGLSITVPAMLGAHLLVAGWVEAFFTLVIYRFVKQVAPTELYTPSTKNTTSFVKKIRWVLLALVLLSPLGLLADGTAFGEWSAEELGSLLHGKVPTGIKNGFSFEALFSDYTIPGTKIAIGYILSAVTAILIFYIISKIIRSMNGEKTSHA; the protein is encoded by the coding sequence ATGCATATACCAGATAATTACCTAAGTCCCGCAAGTTGTGCTGTTTTAGCTCTTGCTGCTGCACCTGTTATTGTCTTGTCTGTCAAAAAAGTCAAGGTCCAATTAAAAGATAATAAAGAGCTAGCTCCGATGCTTGGGATCGCTGCTTCTTTGTCCTTCTTATTAATGATGTTTAATGTTCCTGTTCCTGGTGGAACGACCGCTCACGCTGTCGGAGGAACCCTTCTTGCCATTCTCATAGGCCCCTATGCGGCCTCTCTAGCGCTGACAGTCGCCTTACTGCTACAGGCCTTCTTATTTGGTGACGGAGGGATTCTCGCTCTTGGGGCCAACATTTTCAACATGGCCATTGTGATGCCTTTTGTTGGCTATGCTATTTATAGCTTGTTCCGCAAACACCATCATGAGACGCTTGGCGTTATTATCGGTTCTTTTCTTTCGATTAATGCTGCTGCCTTCTTAGCTGGTGTTGAATTGGGCTTACAACCCCTCATCGCATCAGAAGCTGGTCAACCACTCTATAATCCTTATGGATTGAGTATCACGGTTCCTGCTATGTTGGGAGCTCACCTCCTTGTAGCAGGTTGGGTCGAAGCCTTCTTCACCCTTGTGATTTACCGTTTTGTCAAACAAGTCGCTCCTACAGAGTTGTACACACCAAGTACCAAAAATACTACTTCATTCGTGAAAAAAATTCGCTGGGTGCTTCTTGCCTTGGTTCTTCTCAGTCCACTTGGACTCCTTGCAGATGGGACAGCTTTTGGTGAATGGTCTGCCGAAGAATTGGGTAGCCTGCTTCATGGCAAAGTCCCAACAGGGATCAAAAATGGATTCTCATTTGAAGCCTTATTTAGTGATTACACCATTCCTGGAACTAAAATTGCGATCGGCTATATTCTCTCAGCCGTTACGGCCATCCTTATCTTCTATATCATCAGTAAAATCATTCGATCAATGAACGGAGAAAAAACTTCTCATGCGTAA
- a CDS encoding MarR family winged helix-turn-helix transcriptional regulator, translating into MNKMIGGYQALQIRLLNGRIFQKLLSKETDAQYRSEQGKILTVLWQKEDGRATATDIALASGLANNTLTSMIKKLENQGLVTVKPCTQDKRRKFVSLTELGWAQKEIGDRVSKELGEIFYQGFSDQEIREFEAYQERIISNLKAKENEL; encoded by the coding sequence ATGAATAAGATGATAGGGGGCTACCAAGCTCTACAGATTCGTTTATTGAATGGGCGTATCTTTCAAAAACTCTTGAGCAAGGAGACAGATGCCCAATACCGGAGTGAACAAGGGAAAATTTTAACAGTCCTTTGGCAAAAAGAAGATGGTCGAGCAACTGCGACGGATATTGCTCTTGCTTCAGGGCTAGCCAACAATACCCTAACCAGCATGATTAAGAAGTTAGAAAACCAAGGATTGGTTACTGTAAAACCTTGCACTCAAGATAAACGAAGAAAGTTTGTTAGTTTGACCGAATTGGGTTGGGCGCAAAAAGAAATTGGGGATCGTGTCAGCAAGGAACTGGGTGAGATTTTCTACCAAGGCTTTTCGGATCAAGAAATCCGAGAATTTGAGGCCTATCAAGAGCGTATTATCTCAAACCTAAAAGCTAAAGAAAATGAACTATAG
- a CDS encoding SDR family oxidoreductase has protein sequence MIGITGVTGKLGSYVADLVDKKGIASIHLARSPERAKVYASAEMRRMVYANTPEVVEALKGINVLLMVSARENPERVKEHKSFLDAAKLAGVQHIVYTSFYGADEKATFTLSRDHAQTEAYIKELGFSYTFLRDNFYLDFLIDIALENGEIRGPAGSGLVSAVARKDTSSVAAEILSHAKKWENQTLNLTGPENLSMEEIVALLSKGTGNSIRYVDESLEEAYESRKKWPAQTWEYDAWVTTYTAIKVGEQAGVSTDVEKVLGHPASSLLDILRDRKRIEEEYD, from the coding sequence ATGATTGGAATAACAGGTGTAACAGGGAAATTAGGTTCTTATGTGGCTGATCTTGTCGATAAGAAAGGAATTGCTTCTATCCATCTGGCACGAAGCCCAGAGCGTGCAAAAGTCTACGCGTCTGCGGAAATGCGTAGAATGGTGTATGCCAATACTCCAGAGGTGGTTGAAGCCTTAAAGGGGATCAATGTCTTGCTGATGGTCTCTGCTCGAGAAAATCCAGAGCGTGTGAAGGAACACAAGAGTTTTTTAGATGCCGCAAAGCTAGCAGGGGTGCAGCATATCGTCTATACCTCCTTTTATGGGGCAGATGAGAAGGCAACGTTTACCTTGTCTCGGGATCATGCCCAGACGGAAGCCTATATCAAGGAGTTAGGATTCTCCTATACTTTTCTAAGAGATAATTTTTACTTGGATTTCTTGATTGATATTGCTCTTGAAAATGGAGAAATTCGTGGTCCGGCTGGTAGTGGCCTTGTATCAGCAGTTGCCCGTAAGGACACATCTAGTGTTGCAGCGGAGATTCTCTCACATGCTAAGAAATGGGAAAACCAAACCTTGAATCTAACAGGACCAGAGAACCTTTCCATGGAAGAAATCGTAGCGCTTCTCTCAAAAGGGACCGGCAACTCCATCAGGTATGTAGATGAATCGCTAGAAGAAGCCTATGAGTCACGGAAAAAATGGCCAGCACAAACTTGGGAGTACGATGCCTGGGTCACTACCTATACAGCTATCAAAGTTGGGGAACAAGCTGGGGTTTCAACAGATGTTGAAAAAGTTCTAGGGCATCCAGCAAGTAGCCTATTGGATATTCTTAGAGACAGAAAACGTATTGAGGAAGAATATGATTGA
- a CDS encoding ABC transporter ATP-binding protein yields the protein MIEYKNVVLRYTDTDILKDVNLRIERGEFMVLVGPSGSGKTTMLKMINRLLEPTDGNIYMDEKRIKDYDERELRLSTGYVLQAIALFPNLTVAENIALIPEMKGWSKEQIASKTEELLDKVGLPAAEYAHRLPSELSGGEQQRIGIVRAIIAEPKILLMDEPFSALDAISRKQLQALTKDLHKEFGMTTIFVTHDTDEALKLGDRIAVLQEGEIVQVANAETILGQPANDFVADLFGGAHHV from the coding sequence ATGATTGAATACAAAAATGTAGTCCTGCGCTACACGGATACTGACATTTTAAAAGATGTCAATCTCCGTATTGAGCGGGGAGAATTTATGGTCTTGGTAGGACCTTCAGGATCTGGAAAAACCACCATGCTTAAGATGATCAATCGGCTTTTGGAGCCGACAGATGGCAATATCTATATGGATGAAAAACGCATCAAGGACTATGATGAACGAGAGTTACGTCTCAGCACCGGTTATGTCCTTCAGGCCATCGCTCTCTTTCCAAATCTAACTGTCGCTGAGAATATTGCTCTGATCCCTGAGATGAAGGGCTGGAGCAAGGAACAAATTGCCTCTAAAACGGAAGAACTCTTGGACAAGGTGGGTCTCCCTGCTGCAGAGTATGCTCATCGTTTACCGAGCGAGTTATCAGGTGGGGAGCAACAACGGATTGGGATTGTGCGGGCCATCATTGCAGAGCCAAAGATTCTATTGATGGACGAGCCCTTTTCAGCCTTGGATGCTATTTCTCGCAAGCAACTGCAGGCACTTACCAAAGACTTGCACAAAGAATTTGGTATGACGACTATTTTCGTGACTCATGATACGGACGAGGCCTTGAAATTAGGCGATCGGATTGCGGTGCTACAAGAAGGAGAGATTGTACAGGTGGCGAATGCTGAGACCATTCTAGGCCAACCAGCCAACGACTTTGTTGCGGATTTATTTGGAGGTGCTCACCATGTCTAA